A stretch of the Argentina anserina chromosome 6, drPotAnse1.1, whole genome shotgun sequence genome encodes the following:
- the LOC126799745 gene encoding ADP-ribosylation factor-like isoform X1, producing MYAANSKMGLSFTKLFSRLFAKKEMRILMVGLDAAGKTTILYKLKLGEIVTTIPTIGFNVETVEYKNISFTVWDVGGQDKIRPLWRHYFQNTQGLIFVVDSNDRDRVVEARDELHRMLNEDELRDAVLLVFANKQDLPNAMNAAEITDKLGLHSLRQRHWYIQSTCATSGEGLYEGLDWLSNNIANKVCPSSLPT from the exons ATGTATGCAGCGAATTCAAAGATGGGGTTGTCTTTCACTAAGCTGTTCAGTCGGCTTTTTGccaagaaggagatgagaaTTCTTATGGTCGGTCTCGATGCTGCGGGTAAAACTACCATTTTGTACAAGCTGAAGCTTGGAGAGATTGTGACCACCATTCCTACAATCG GGTTCAATGTTGAAACTGTGGAGTACAAAAACATTAGCTTTACTGTGTGGGATGTTGGGGGTCAAGACAAG ATTCGACCTTTATGGAGACACTACTTCCAAAATACCCAAGGGCTCATTTTTGTGGTTGATAGCAATGATCGTGACCGTGTTGTTGAGGCTAGGGATGAGCTGCACCGTATGTTGAAtgag GACGAGTTGAGGGATGCTGTGCTGCTGGTATTTGCCAACAAACAGGATCTTCCAAATGCAATGAATGCTGCAGAGATCACTGACAAACTTGGTCTCCACTCTCTTCGTCAACGCCACTG GTACATCCAGAGTACATGTGCCACTTCTGGAGAAGGGCTCTATGAGGGTCTTGACTGGCTCTCAAACAATATTGCCAACAAGGTATGCCCTTCTTCATTGCCGACATAG
- the LOC126799745 gene encoding ADP-ribosylation factor-like isoform X3 produces the protein MGLSFTKLFSRLFAKKEMRILMVGLDAAGKTTILYKLKLGEIVTTIPTIGFNVETVEYKNISFTVWDVGGQDKIRPLWRHYFQNTQGLIFVVDSNDRDRVVEARDELHRMLNEDELRDAVLLVFANKQDLPNAMNAAEITDKLGLHSLRQRHWYIQSTCATSGEGLYEGLDWLSNNIANKVCPSSLPT, from the exons ATGGGGTTGTCTTTCACTAAGCTGTTCAGTCGGCTTTTTGccaagaaggagatgagaaTTCTTATGGTCGGTCTCGATGCTGCGGGTAAAACTACCATTTTGTACAAGCTGAAGCTTGGAGAGATTGTGACCACCATTCCTACAATCG GGTTCAATGTTGAAACTGTGGAGTACAAAAACATTAGCTTTACTGTGTGGGATGTTGGGGGTCAAGACAAG ATTCGACCTTTATGGAGACACTACTTCCAAAATACCCAAGGGCTCATTTTTGTGGTTGATAGCAATGATCGTGACCGTGTTGTTGAGGCTAGGGATGAGCTGCACCGTATGTTGAAtgag GACGAGTTGAGGGATGCTGTGCTGCTGGTATTTGCCAACAAACAGGATCTTCCAAATGCAATGAATGCTGCAGAGATCACTGACAAACTTGGTCTCCACTCTCTTCGTCAACGCCACTG GTACATCCAGAGTACATGTGCCACTTCTGGAGAAGGGCTCTATGAGGGTCTTGACTGGCTCTCAAACAATATTGCCAACAAGGTATGCCCTTCTTCATTGCCGACATAG
- the LOC126799745 gene encoding ADP-ribosylation factor-like isoform X2, producing the protein MYAANSKMGLSFTKLFSRLFAKKEMRILMVGLDAAGKTTILYKLKLGEIVTTIPTIGFNVETVEYKNISFTVWDVGGQDKIRPLWRHYFQNTQGLIFVVDSNDRDRVVEARDELHRMLNEDELRDAVLLVFANKQDLPNAMNAAEITDKLGLHSLRQRHWYIQSTCATSGEGLYEGLDWLSNNIANKA; encoded by the exons ATGTATGCAGCGAATTCAAAGATGGGGTTGTCTTTCACTAAGCTGTTCAGTCGGCTTTTTGccaagaaggagatgagaaTTCTTATGGTCGGTCTCGATGCTGCGGGTAAAACTACCATTTTGTACAAGCTGAAGCTTGGAGAGATTGTGACCACCATTCCTACAATCG GGTTCAATGTTGAAACTGTGGAGTACAAAAACATTAGCTTTACTGTGTGGGATGTTGGGGGTCAAGACAAG ATTCGACCTTTATGGAGACACTACTTCCAAAATACCCAAGGGCTCATTTTTGTGGTTGATAGCAATGATCGTGACCGTGTTGTTGAGGCTAGGGATGAGCTGCACCGTATGTTGAAtgag GACGAGTTGAGGGATGCTGTGCTGCTGGTATTTGCCAACAAACAGGATCTTCCAAATGCAATGAATGCTGCAGAGATCACTGACAAACTTGGTCTCCACTCTCTTCGTCAACGCCACTG GTACATCCAGAGTACATGTGCCACTTCTGGAGAAGGGCTCTATGAGGGTCTTGACTGGCTCTCAAACAATATTGCCAACAAG GCCTAA